One window of Myripristis murdjan chromosome 8, fMyrMur1.1, whole genome shotgun sequence genomic DNA carries:
- the LOC115364344 gene encoding transmembrane protein 238 produces the protein MEPAHRGLGRCACAFWLAVAFDILGLLILLLGVFANVFFYDFLIYAGAIVIFLSLIWWVFWYTGNIEVPPSELEDDVGLLKKDKGNLGGISGAVRRLSSRVSNGIRNSFRRSDGPPRAPRTGARASAHARVAQQRDNTPVALATMTPHEDSPHTVSAAVDCDSMPHTTTETLPT, from the coding sequence ATGGAGCCCGCTCACCGCGGTCTGGGCCGCTGTGCCTGCGCCTTTTGGCTCGCCGTGGCCTTTGACATTTTGGGACTGCTCATACTTCTCCTCGGGGTGTTTGCCAACGTGTTTTTCTACGACTTTCTTATCTACGCCGGCGCCATTGTCAttttcctcagcctcatctGGTGGGTGTTTTGGTACACAGGGAACATCGAGGTGCCGCCCTCGGAACTGGAGGATGATGTCGGGCTGCTGAAGAAGGACAAGGGCAACCTGGGCGGCATCAGCGGCGCGGTGCGGCGCCTCTCCAGCCGCGTGTCCAACGGCATCAGGAACTCCTTCCGCAGGAGCGACGGGCCGCCGCGCGCACCGAGGACAGGTGCCAGGGCGAGCGCGCACGCGAGGGTCGCGCAGCAGCGAGATAATACACCGGTCGCCCTGGCAACGATGACCCCGCACGAGGACTCCCCGCACACCGTGTCCGCCGCGGTGGACTGTGACTCAATGCCGCACACAACAACAGAGACCTTGCCCACCTGA